The following proteins are encoded in a genomic region of Deinococcus detaillensis:
- a CDS encoding AAC(3) family N-acetyltransferase, which yields MLNMLRRPQVTPAMLAEGLSALGLDGTQHAIVHASLRAFGQVEGGAPALLGELMRRTATLSAPSFTYATLLRAPTSTIYAHFSRESRVSRDIGRLPQLLVERPDALRSFHPALSFVAVGQEARAVVEAQSLLSPYGPIGALYDLDAVALLLGVDHSSNTTLHYGEYLAGVPLLTRYVPLSGQVVPTAFPNCSADFENIAPHVQGHHVTVGRAQLSAYRVRDLVDGVQAFLARHPEGMLCTYPSCRCQEVRRMIRADGLTPRTQLGRATGTLEIAGD from the coding sequence ATGCTCAACATGCTGCGCCGCCCGCAAGTCACGCCCGCCATGCTGGCCGAGGGGCTATCGGCGCTCGGGCTTGACGGCACTCAGCACGCCATTGTCCACGCCAGCCTGCGGGCCTTCGGGCAAGTCGAGGGCGGAGCGCCCGCGCTGCTCGGCGAACTGATGCGCCGCACGGCCACTCTCAGCGCACCTTCGTTTACTTACGCGACTTTGCTGCGTGCGCCGACCTCGACCATTTATGCCCATTTTAGCCGCGAAAGCCGGGTCAGCCGCGACATCGGGCGGCTGCCGCAACTGCTGGTCGAGCGGCCCGACGCCCTGCGCTCTTTTCATCCGGCGCTGAGCTTCGTGGCGGTGGGCCAAGAAGCCCGCGCCGTCGTGGAAGCCCAGTCGCTGCTCAGTCCATACGGCCCGATTGGAGCGCTCTACGACCTCGACGCGGTGGCTCTGCTGCTCGGCGTGGATCATTCCAGCAACACCACTTTGCACTACGGCGAGTATTTGGCGGGCGTGCCGCTGCTGACGCGCTACGTGCCGCTCAGCGGCCAGGTGGTGCCGACGGCTTTTCCCAATTGCTCGGCAGATTTTGAAAATATCGCGCCGCATGTGCAGGGCCACCACGTCACGGTGGGCCGCGCCCAGCTCAGCGCTTACCGCGTGCGCGACTTGGTGGACGGCGTACAGGCATTTTTGGCTCGGCATCCCGAGGGCATGCTCTGCACTTATCCGTCTTGCCGCTGCCAAGAAGTGCGCCGGATGATCCGTGCTGACGGTCTGACCCCCAGAACGCAACTGGGACGGGCAACCGGAACGCTCGAAATCGCGGGAGACTGA
- a CDS encoding VOC family protein, which translates to MNWTLEVVVVPVSDVSRANAFYSEQLGFRVDHDTQVSPTSRVVQLTPPGSGCSVVLGNALQQMAAGSLKGLQLVVSDLRIAHAELTRRGVKVSEVSVIGAGGRRTAQDGEALNYVGFIFFSDPDGNAWAVQQIDSRQ; encoded by the coding sequence GTGAACTGGACGCTTGAAGTGGTGGTGGTTCCCGTGAGCGATGTCAGCCGTGCCAACGCTTTTTACTCGGAGCAACTCGGCTTCCGGGTAGATCACGACACCCAAGTCAGCCCGACTTCCCGCGTGGTGCAGTTGACGCCGCCGGGGTCGGGCTGTTCGGTGGTGCTGGGAAACGCTCTTCAGCAGATGGCCGCTGGCTCACTCAAGGGACTGCAATTGGTGGTCAGCGATCTCCGCATCGCCCACGCCGAGTTGACCCGGCGCGGCGTGAAGGTCAGCGAAGTCAGCGTCATCGGTGCGGGAGGGCGGCGCACTGCCCAAGACGGCGAGGCGCTGAACTACGTCGGCTTCATCTTCTTCAGCGATCCAGACGGCAACGCTTGGGCGGTTCAGCAAATCGATTCGCGTCAGTAA